A genomic region of Xanthomonas fragariae contains the following coding sequences:
- a CDS encoding amino acid permease encodes MSSWLRRKSIDQVTVHEAGRQLVRSLSWPHLIALGIGAIVGTGIYTLIGVGADKAGPAVLLSFVAAGIVCACAALAYAEMATMMPAAGSAYTYSYTALGESIAWVVGWSLVLEYSLVVSTVAVGWSGYFVGFLHWLGVQLPHALIAGPHAGGIVNLPAVVITFLVAGVLMAGTKESATLNAVLVVLKIVALGVFVGIALPAFDSANLQPFMPYGFSKAEGPDGVERGVMAAAAIIFFAFYGFDAISTAAEETKNPGRDLSIGIVGSMIGCTLIYVLVALAAVGSMSFTVFGKSPEPLALILRELGHGKAALVIGAVAIIALPTVLLAFLYGQSRIFFVMSRDGLLPRGLSKVDVRTGTPVATMLFTAVLVAALAGVARLDEIAALANAGTLAAFTAVAACLLVLRVREPTRTRSFRTPLALVVGPVAISGCLYLFWSLPSKTQLWFLVWNVAGVVVYVAYGRRNSRLGKAG; translated from the coding sequence ATGTCGTCTTGGCTCAGGCGCAAATCCATCGATCAGGTCACCGTGCACGAAGCCGGCCGGCAGCTGGTCCGCAGCCTGAGTTGGCCGCATCTGATCGCGCTCGGCATCGGCGCGATCGTTGGCACCGGCATCTACACGCTGATCGGCGTGGGCGCGGACAAGGCCGGCCCTGCGGTGCTGTTGTCGTTCGTCGCCGCCGGCATCGTGTGCGCCTGCGCGGCGCTGGCGTATGCGGAAATGGCGACGATGATGCCGGCCGCCGGCAGCGCCTATACGTACAGCTACACCGCACTCGGCGAGAGCATCGCCTGGGTGGTGGGCTGGAGTCTGGTGCTGGAATACTCGCTGGTGGTTAGCACGGTGGCGGTGGGGTGGTCCGGCTATTTCGTCGGCTTCCTGCACTGGCTGGGGGTACAACTGCCACACGCCTTGATCGCCGGGCCGCACGCCGGCGGCATCGTCAACCTGCCCGCGGTGGTGATCACTTTCCTGGTGGCCGGCGTGCTGATGGCCGGCACCAAGGAAAGCGCTACGCTCAACGCGGTGCTGGTGGTGCTGAAGATCGTGGCGCTGGGCGTGTTCGTGGGGATCGCGCTGCCGGCGTTCGACAGCGCCAACCTGCAGCCGTTCATGCCGTATGGCTTTTCCAAGGCGGAAGGGCCCGATGGCGTGGAGCGCGGAGTCATGGCCGCAGCGGCGATCATTTTCTTCGCATTCTATGGCTTCGATGCAATCTCCACCGCGGCCGAAGAAACCAAAAACCCGGGACGCGATCTGTCGATCGGCATCGTCGGTTCGATGATCGGCTGCACGCTGATCTATGTACTGGTGGCGCTGGCGGCGGTGGGCTCCATGAGCTTCACCGTGTTCGGTAAGAGCCCGGAGCCGTTGGCGCTGATTTTGCGCGAACTCGGACACGGCAAGGCGGCGTTGGTGATCGGTGCGGTGGCGATCATCGCGCTGCCGACGGTACTGCTGGCGTTTCTGTACGGGCAGAGCCGCATCTTCTTCGTGATGTCGCGCGATGGCTTGCTGCCGCGTGGGTTGTCGAAGGTCGACGTACGCACCGGCACGCCGGTGGCGACCATGTTGTTCACGGCAGTGTTGGTGGCGGCGTTGGCGGGTGTGGCGCGACTGGATGAAATCGCAGCGTTAGCCAATGCCGGAACCCTGGCTGCGTTTACCGCAGTAGCCGCGTGTCTGCTGGTGCTACGGGTGCGCGAGCCGACGCGTACGCGCTCTTTCCGCACGCCATTGGCGTTGGTGGTAGGGCCGGTGGCGATCAGCGGCTGTCTGTATCTGTTCTGGAGTTTGCCGAGCAAGACGCAGCTGTGGTTTTTGGTTTGGAATGTGGCGGGGGTGGTGGTGTACGTAGCCTATGGGCGGCGCAATAGTCGGTTGGGTAAGGCTGGGTGA
- a CDS encoding glycerate kinase — MKIVIAPDSYKESLSALEVAMQIEAGFREVFPDWHYSKVPVADGGEGTVEALVAATGGRVIDCTVSGPLGTPVQAFFGLIGDGRTAVIEMAAASGLALVPPAERAPLRTSTAGVGELILAGLDAGARRFIIGIGGSATNDGGAGLAQALGARLLDAQGEAIGPGGGALAALARIDTECLDVRLQNCQFEVACDVDNPLIGPTGASAVFGPQKGATPSMVRQLDTNLQHYADVLQRDLGVRLHDLPGGGAAGGLGAALVAYLGAQLRPGVQIVGQALGLDALVAEADLVITGEGRFDCQSLHGKTPVGVARVAQRHGKPVIAIAGCLGKGAGLLHGHGIAAMFAVVHRVCTVEQALAEAASNVRIAARNVAAALQVGRALAQVPAVAQVQ, encoded by the coding sequence ATGAAGATCGTCATCGCCCCCGATTCGTACAAGGAAAGCCTGTCCGCGTTGGAGGTGGCCATGCAGATCGAGGCCGGCTTCCGCGAGGTGTTCCCCGACTGGCACTACAGCAAGGTGCCGGTCGCCGATGGCGGCGAAGGCACGGTCGAGGCGCTGGTCGCCGCCACCGGCGGGCGGGTGATCGACTGCACGGTCAGCGGCCCGCTCGGCACCCCAGTACAGGCGTTCTTCGGCCTGATCGGCGACGGCCGCACCGCGGTGATCGAAATGGCTGCCGCCAGCGGCCTGGCCTTGGTGCCGCCGGCCGAGCGCGCTCCGCTGCGCACCAGTACCGCAGGCGTGGGCGAGTTGATCCTGGCCGGGCTGGATGCAGGCGCGCGGCGCTTCATCATCGGCATCGGCGGCAGCGCCACCAACGACGGCGGCGCCGGGCTGGCGCAAGCATTGGGCGCGCGACTACTGGATGCGCAAGGCGAAGCGATCGGCCCGGGCGGCGGTGCGCTGGCGGCGCTGGCGCGCATCGACACCGAGTGTCTGGACGTACGCCTGCAGAATTGTCAGTTCGAGGTGGCCTGCGATGTGGACAACCCGCTGATCGGCCCGACCGGCGCCTCGGCGGTGTTCGGCCCGCAGAAAGGCGCCACCCCGAGCATGGTCCGCCAGCTCGATACCAATCTGCAGCACTACGCCGACGTGCTGCAACGCGACCTGGGTGTGCGCTTGCACGACCTGCCCGGTGGCGGCGCGGCCGGTGGCCTGGGTGCGGCGCTGGTGGCCTACCTGGGCGCGCAGCTGCGACCGGGTGTGCAGATCGTCGGCCAGGCGCTTGGGCTGGATGCGCTGGTAGCCGAGGCCGATCTGGTCATTACCGGCGAAGGCCGTTTCGACTGCCAGAGCCTGCACGGCAAGACCCCCGTCGGCGTGGCGCGGGTGGCGCAGCGACACGGCAAACCGGTGATCGCCATTGCCGGTTGCCTGGGCAAGGGCGCCGGGCTGCTGCACGGCCACGGCATCGCGGCGATGTTCGCGGTGGTGCATCGCGTCTGCACGGTGGAGCAGGCCCTGGCCGAGGCCGCCAGCAACGTGCGTATCGCCGCGCGCAACGTCGCGGCGGCGCTGCAGGTGGGCCGGGCGTTGGCGCAGGTGCCTGCAGTCGCACAAGTGCAGTGA
- a CDS encoding sensor domain-containing diguanylate cyclase yields the protein MNQCDTAESSTFTEAQRLARLALLQVLDTDAEPFFDALAAAAQAIAGTPIALVSLVDERRQWWKANIGLPGVSEIPRELAFCAYTIQGDAVMEVRDAPLDPRFHDNALVTDAPGIRYYAGAPIVLPDGLRMGTVCVIDQRARALEPAQLQALQQLAKVAAEGLDQRRVMLERQAANDELQQRLRESEAFLERTGRVAGVGGWEVDLASGTLSWSDQTCRLHDVPPGYRPALGEAIAFYPLEARAVITEAVEACVRDATPWDLELPLVSATGRHLWVHSTGSVEHVNGRMRLIGAVQDVTDRHRAVDALAASERKFRKMFQYSLGLIFTHDMDGRLVSVNPAAARSLGRSVDDMEGRYLLEFVRPEHHAAVRGYLSRMVLDGQDAGVIELIAGDGSLRHWQYRNVLDVESDATIVLAHAQDITNQHQQEKQLLEWSFTDPLTNCYNRRFLDELDKRDPSMRWGCIVVDLDKFKLVNDTHGHQRGDEVLVQMAWFLNQPLRHQDRLVRLGGDEFLVLLHQPTQPQLDALARDYMAAADAAPIQFTLGTALRQEGEALAVVVDRADHSLYSLRRARRGTGTSNQR from the coding sequence TTGAATCAGTGCGATACCGCCGAGTCATCCACCTTCACCGAGGCGCAGCGCTTGGCGCGTCTTGCCTTGTTGCAGGTGCTCGATACCGACGCCGAGCCGTTCTTCGATGCACTGGCCGCCGCCGCGCAGGCCATCGCCGGCACCCCGATCGCGCTTGTTTCCTTGGTGGACGAACGCCGCCAATGGTGGAAGGCCAATATCGGCCTGCCAGGGGTCTCCGAAATCCCACGCGAGCTGGCATTTTGCGCCTACACCATTCAGGGCGATGCGGTGATGGAAGTGCGCGATGCACCGTTGGACCCACGCTTCCACGACAACGCCCTGGTCACCGATGCGCCCGGCATCCGCTACTACGCCGGCGCGCCGATCGTTCTGCCCGACGGCCTGCGCATGGGCACCGTGTGCGTGATCGACCAACGCGCGCGCGCGCTGGAGCCGGCGCAGTTGCAGGCCCTGCAGCAACTGGCCAAGGTTGCCGCCGAAGGCCTGGATCAGCGCCGGGTGATGCTGGAGCGCCAGGCCGCTAATGACGAACTGCAGCAGCGCTTGCGCGAGAGCGAAGCGTTCCTGGAGCGCACCGGCCGGGTCGCCGGAGTCGGCGGCTGGGAAGTGGACCTGGCTAGCGGCACGCTGAGCTGGTCGGACCAGACCTGCCGCCTGCACGACGTGCCGCCCGGTTACCGGCCGGCCCTGGGCGAGGCGATTGCGTTCTATCCGCTGGAAGCGCGTGCGGTCATCACCGAGGCGGTCGAGGCCTGCGTGCGCGACGCTACGCCGTGGGATCTGGAGCTGCCGCTGGTCAGCGCCACTGGCCGTCATTTATGGGTGCACAGCACCGGCTCGGTGGAGCATGTGAACGGGCGGATGCGCCTGATCGGTGCCGTCCAGGACGTCACCGACCGCCATCGTGCGGTCGACGCACTGGCCGCCAGCGAGCGCAAGTTCCGCAAGATGTTCCAGTACAGCCTGGGCCTGATCTTCACCCACGACATGGACGGCCGCCTGGTCAGCGTCAACCCGGCCGCGGCGCGTTCGCTGGGCCGCAGTGTGGACGACATGGAAGGCCGCTACCTGCTGGAATTCGTGCGCCCGGAGCACCACGCCGCGGTGCGCGGCTATCTGTCGCGCATGGTGCTCGATGGCCAGGACGCGGGCGTGATCGAGCTGATCGCCGGCGATGGCAGCCTGCGCCACTGGCAGTATCGCAACGTGCTCGATGTGGAATCGGATGCCACCATCGTGCTGGCGCACGCTCAGGACATCACCAACCAGCATCAGCAGGAAAAGCAGCTGCTGGAATGGTCGTTCACCGACCCGCTCACCAACTGCTATAACCGCCGCTTCCTAGACGAGCTGGACAAGCGCGACCCCAGCATGCGCTGGGGCTGCATCGTGGTGGATCTGGACAAGTTCAAGCTGGTCAACGACACCCACGGCCATCAGCGCGGCGACGAGGTACTGGTGCAGATGGCCTGGTTCCTCAACCAGCCGCTGCGTCACCAGGACCGCTTGGTGCGCCTGGGCGGCGACGAATTCCTGGTGCTGCTGCATCAGCCCACCCAGCCGCAACTGGACGCGTTGGCGCGCGACTACATGGCGGCCGCCGACGCTGCGCCGATCCAGTTCACCCTGGGCACCGCCTTACGCCAGGAGGGTGAAGCGCTGGCGGTGGTGGTCGATCGCGCCGACCACTCGCTGTATTCGCTGCGCCGCGCACGCCGCGGCACCGGTACCAGCAACCAGCGCTAG